In the Rhinoderma darwinii isolate aRhiDar2 chromosome 13, aRhiDar2.hap1, whole genome shotgun sequence genome, one interval contains:
- the NXPH3 gene encoding neurexophilin-3: MQLTQCCFIFLVQGSIYLVICGQEDSSGDPDDEDQSDTKPHSRPRIPRRRSPSPSRSRSSSPLNSTVLQLLSNSPEFWDVLNSLSELGHNSEPPIPARIRRQSVLRSTGRAKKVFGWGDFYSNIKTVKLNLLITGKVVDHGNGSFSVYFLHNSTGQGNVSVSLVPPSKVLDFDLEQQMYAEAKESKIFNCRVEFEKVDKAIKTGLCPHDPSKTCHQQQTRSKVSWTCSHPFKIVCVYVSFYTTDYRLVQKVCPDYNYHSSSPYSPSG; encoded by the coding sequence gtGATCTGTGGCCAGGAAGACTCTTCTGGTGATCCAGATGATGAAGACCAGTCAGATACAAAGCCCCATTCCAGGCCTCGAATCCCTAGGAGAAGGTCTCCTTCTCCATCCCGGTCTCGCAGTTCAAGCCCCTTGAACTCCACTGTCCTTCAACTTCTCTCCAACTCTCCTGAATTCTGGGATGTCTTGAACAGTCTTTCAGAGTTGGGTCATAATTCGGAACCCCCAATTCCAGCTAGAATTCGACGTCAGTCTGTACTAAGGTCAACTGGAAGAGCAAAGAAAGTCTTTGGTTGGGGGGACTTCTATTCCAATATCAAGACCGTTAAGCTCAACCTTCTTATTACAGGAAAAGTGGTGGACCATGGGAATGGGTCCTTCAGCGTCTACTTCCTCCACAATTCTACAGGCCAGGGGAATGTTTCTGTCAGTCTTGTCCCACCATCCAAAGTCCTTGACTTTGACTTGGAGCAGCAGATGTATGCAGAAGCCAAGGAATCAAAAATTTTCAATTGTCGAGTGGAATTTGAAAAAGTAGATAAAGCAATTAAGACAGGTTTATGTCCTCACGACCCATCAAAGACCTGCCACCAACAGCAAACTCGTAGCAAAGTCTCATGGACATGCTCACACCCATTCAAGATTGTTTGTGTTTATGTCTCATTTTACACAACAGATTATAGACTAGTGCAAAAAGTCTGCCCTGACTATAACTATCACAGCAGTTCTCCGTACTCACCCTCGGGCTAA